Proteins encoded together in one Falco biarmicus isolate bFalBia1 chromosome 4, bFalBia1.pri, whole genome shotgun sequence window:
- the FZD1 gene encoding frizzled-1 isoform X1, translating into MAERRGPAASGGGEVGGGEVGGGRRAGGGRCPRLPPPLLPPPLLLLLWAAALPAGGQPPAPQYNGERGISIPDHGYCQPISIPLCTDIAYNQTIMPNLLGHTNQEDAGLEVHQFYPLVKVQCSAELKFFLCSMYAPVCTVLEQALPPCRSLCERARQGCEALMNKFGFQWPDTLRCEKFPVHGAGELCVGQNASERGTPTPALRPESWTSNPHRGGGGAGGSGPGEPRGRFSCPRALKVPSYLNYRFLGEKDCGAPCEPGRLYGLMYFGPEELRFSRTWIGIWSVLCCASTLFTVLTYLVDMKRFSYPERPIIFLSGCYTAVAVAYIAGFLLEERVVCNERFAEDGSRTVAQGTKREGCTILFMMLYFFGMASSIWWVILSLTWFLAAGMKWGHEAIEANSQYFHLAAWAVPAIKTITILALGQVDGDVLSGVCFVGINNVDALRGFVLAPLFVYLFIGTSFLLAGFVSLFRIRTIMKHDGTKTEKLEKLMVRIGIFSVLYTVPATIVIACYFYEQAFREQWERSWVTQSCKSYAIPCPNNHSSHHPPMSPDFTVFMIKYLMTLIVGITSGFWIWSGKTLNSWRKFYTRLTNSKQGETTV; encoded by the coding sequence ATGGCCGAGCGGCGCGGGccggcggcgagcggcggcggggaAGTTGGCGGCGGGGAAGttggcggcgggcggcgggcgggcggcggccggtGCCCgcggctgccgccgccgctgctgccgccgccgctgctgctgctgctgtgggcggcggcgctgccggccggGGGCCAGCCGCCGGCGCCGCAGTACAACGGCGAGCGGGGCATCTCCATCCCGGACCACGGCTATTGCCAGCCCATCTCCATCCCGCTCTGCACCGACATCGCTTACAACCAGACCATCATGCCCAACCTGCTGGGCCACACCAACCAGGAGGACGCGGGGCTGGAGGTGCACCAGTTCTACCCGCTGGTGAAGGTGCAGTGCTCGGCCGAGCTCAagttcttcctctgctccatgTACGCCCCGGTGTGCACCGTGCTGGAGCAGGCCCTGCCGCCCTGCCGCTCCCTCTGCGAGCGGGCTCGCCAGGGCTGCGAGGCCCTCATGAACAAGTTCGGCTTCCAGTGGCCCGACACGCTGCGCTGCGAGAAGTTCCCGGTGCACGGGGCCGGCGAGCTCTGCGTGGGGCAGAACGCCTCCGAGCGCGGCACACCCACGCCCGCCCTGCGCCCCGAGAGCTGGACCAGCAACCCCcaccgcggcggcggcggcgctgggggCTCGGGGCCCGGCGAGCCCCGCGGGCGCTTCTCCTGCCCGCGGGCGCTGAAGGTGCCCTCCTACCTGAACTACCGCTTCCTGGGGGAGAAGGACTGCGGGGCGCCCTGCGAGCCCGGCCGCCTCTACGGGCTCATGTACTTCGGGCCCGAGGAGCTGCGCTTCTCCCGCACCTGGATCGGCATCTGGTCCGTGCTCTGCTGCGCCTCCACCCTCTTCACCGTCCTCACCTACCTGGTGGACATGAAGCGGTTCAGCTACCCCGAGCGGCCCATCATCTTCCTCTCGGGCTGCTACACGGCGGTGGCCGTGGCCTACATCGCCGGCTTCCTGCTGGAGGAGAGGGTGGTCTGCAACGAGCGCTTCGCCGAGGACGGCTCCCGCACCGTGGCGCAGGGCACGAAGCGGGAGGGCTGCACCATCCTCTTCATGATGCTCTACTTTTTCGGCATGGCCAGCTCCATCTGGTGGGTCATCCTCTCCCTCACCTGGTTCCTGGCCGCCGGCATGAAGTGGGGCCACGAGGCCATTGAGGCCAACTCCCAGTACTTCCACCTGGCCGCCTGGGCCGTGCCGGCCATCAAGACTATCACGATCCTGGCCCTGGGGCAGGTGGATGGAGACGTCCTCAGCGGCGTCTGCTTTGTGGGCATCAACAACGTGGATGCCCTGCGGGGCTTCGTGCTGGCCCCCTTGTTCGTCTACCTGTTCATCGGCACCTCCTTCCTGCTGGCCGGCTTTGTGTCCCTCTTCAGGATCCGGACCATCATGAAGCATGACGGCACCAAGACGGAAAAGCTGGAGAAGCTCATGGTGAGGATAGGCATCTTCAGCGTCCTCTACACGGTGCCGGCCACCATTGTCATTGCCTGCTATTTTTACGAGCAAGCTTTTAGGGAACagtgggagaggagctgggtCACGCAGAGCTGTAAGAGCTATGCCATCCCCTGCCCCAACAACCACAGCAGCCATCACCCACCCATGAGCCCTGACTTCACCGTCTTCATGATCAAGTATCTCATGACCTTAATCGTGGGCATCACGTCGGGCTTCTGGATCTGGTCTGGGAAAACCCTGAACTCCTGGAGGAAGTTTTACACCAGGCTCACCAACAGCAAGCAGGGCGAGACCACCGTCTGA
- the FZD1 gene encoding frizzled-1 isoform X2: MAERRGPAASGGGEVGGGEVGGGRRAGGGRCPRLPPPLLPPPLLLLLWAAALPAGGQPPAPQYNGERGISIPDHGYCQPISIPLCTDIAYNQTIMPNLLGHTNQEDAGLEVHQFYPLVKVQCSAELKFFLCSMYAPVCTVLEQALPPCRSLCERARQGCEALMNKFGFQWPDTLRCEKFPVHGAGELCVGQNASERGTPTPALRPESWTSNPHRGGGGAGGSGPGEPRGRFSCPRALKVPSYLNYRFLGEKDCGAPCEPGRLYGLMYFGPEELRFSRTWIGIWSVLCCASTLFTVLTYLVDMKRFSYPERPIIFLSGCYTAVAVAYIAGFLLEERVVCNERFAEDGSRTVAQGTKREGCTILFMMLYFFGMASSIWWVILSLTWFLAAGMKWGHEAIEANSQYFHLAAWAVPAIKTITILALGQVDGDVLSGVCFVGINNVDALRGFVLAPLFVYLFIGTSFLLAGFVSLFRIRTIMKHDGTKTEKLEKLMVL, encoded by the exons ATGGCCGAGCGGCGCGGGccggcggcgagcggcggcggggaAGTTGGCGGCGGGGAAGttggcggcgggcggcgggcgggcggcggccggtGCCCgcggctgccgccgccgctgctgccgccgccgctgctgctgctgctgtgggcggcggcgctgccggccggGGGCCAGCCGCCGGCGCCGCAGTACAACGGCGAGCGGGGCATCTCCATCCCGGACCACGGCTATTGCCAGCCCATCTCCATCCCGCTCTGCACCGACATCGCTTACAACCAGACCATCATGCCCAACCTGCTGGGCCACACCAACCAGGAGGACGCGGGGCTGGAGGTGCACCAGTTCTACCCGCTGGTGAAGGTGCAGTGCTCGGCCGAGCTCAagttcttcctctgctccatgTACGCCCCGGTGTGCACCGTGCTGGAGCAGGCCCTGCCGCCCTGCCGCTCCCTCTGCGAGCGGGCTCGCCAGGGCTGCGAGGCCCTCATGAACAAGTTCGGCTTCCAGTGGCCCGACACGCTGCGCTGCGAGAAGTTCCCGGTGCACGGGGCCGGCGAGCTCTGCGTGGGGCAGAACGCCTCCGAGCGCGGCACACCCACGCCCGCCCTGCGCCCCGAGAGCTGGACCAGCAACCCCcaccgcggcggcggcggcgctgggggCTCGGGGCCCGGCGAGCCCCGCGGGCGCTTCTCCTGCCCGCGGGCGCTGAAGGTGCCCTCCTACCTGAACTACCGCTTCCTGGGGGAGAAGGACTGCGGGGCGCCCTGCGAGCCCGGCCGCCTCTACGGGCTCATGTACTTCGGGCCCGAGGAGCTGCGCTTCTCCCGCACCTGGATCGGCATCTGGTCCGTGCTCTGCTGCGCCTCCACCCTCTTCACCGTCCTCACCTACCTGGTGGACATGAAGCGGTTCAGCTACCCCGAGCGGCCCATCATCTTCCTCTCGGGCTGCTACACGGCGGTGGCCGTGGCCTACATCGCCGGCTTCCTGCTGGAGGAGAGGGTGGTCTGCAACGAGCGCTTCGCCGAGGACGGCTCCCGCACCGTGGCGCAGGGCACGAAGCGGGAGGGCTGCACCATCCTCTTCATGATGCTCTACTTTTTCGGCATGGCCAGCTCCATCTGGTGGGTCATCCTCTCCCTCACCTGGTTCCTGGCCGCCGGCATGAAGTGGGGCCACGAGGCCATTGAGGCCAACTCCCAGTACTTCCACCTGGCCGCCTGGGCCGTGCCGGCCATCAAGACTATCACGATCCTGGCCCTGGGGCAGGTGGATGGAGACGTCCTCAGCGGCGTCTGCTTTGTGGGCATCAACAACGTGGATGCCCTGCGGGGCTTCGTGCTGGCCCCCTTGTTCGTCTACCTGTTCATCGGCACCTCCTTCCTGCTGGCCGGCTTTGTGTCCCTCTTCAGGATCCGGACCATCATGAAGCATGACGGCACCAAGACGGAAAAGCTGGAGAAGCTCATG GTTTTGTAA